GTAGGATATGAAACCTTTAGGATGAGAAAAGATAAAAGTTTAATTAATGTGCATATACTTGCCCACCCTATATTATTTGAACACAAGCAAATAGGTGTATTTGGAATATATAAGGATATAACCGAACAAAAATGCTCAGAGAAAGCATTAAAGGCAAGTGAATATACTTTTCGCACACTCTTTGAAAGTTCGTCGGATTCAGTTATTATCGTGGAAAATAGTAAAATAATTGATTGTAATACAGCAGCTGTGGAAGTGTTGGGTTATGCATCTAAAATGGGGATAATCGGAAAAAGCCCATATGAGATTTCACCAGAAAAACAACCTGATGGAAGTATATCTAAAAAGAAACAAGATGATATATTAAAAAAAGCTGTTGAAAAGGGAAAATTTAAATTTGAATGGTGGAATGAAAAAATTGATGGGACTCTATTACCTGTGGAAGTTATGATGACCGCTATTTTACTTAATGGAAAAAAAGTTTTTCATTGTTTGTGTAGAGATATCACTGAGAGAAAAGAAATGGAACAGAAGTTGAAGTACTTAAGTTATAGAGATCAGTTGACATCTTTATATAATAGAAGGTTTTTTGAAGAAGAGTTAAAACGAATGGATGTAAAGTATAATTTTCCTTTGACTGTTGTTATGGCGGATGTAAATGGCCTAAAACTCATTAATGATTCTTTTGGACATACTGTAGGGGATGAACTTCTTAAAAAAGTATCGGAAGCTATGGAGAAAGGATGTCCAAAGGAAGGTGTTGTTGCTAGATTAGGTGGAGATGAATTTGTGATCTTGATGCCTAGAACAGATCTGTATAAAGCTAGACAAATTATAAATGATATTAAAGGTATGTTATTAAAAGAAAAAGTAAATTCTGCTTATGTAGATGTATCTTTTGGATATGAATGTAAAATAAATAATGAACAAAAAATTGAAGAAGTTTTAAAAAAATCAGAAGATAATATGTATAAGAGAAAGCTTTTTGAAAGTCCTATTATGAGGAAAAAAACTCTAGATTCCATTATTAAAGCTCTTTATGAGAGAAATGAAAGGGAAGCGCAGCACGCTCAGAAAGTTTCTGAATTATGTGAAAATATGGGTAAAGCTTTGGGATTACCAGAAAGTGAAATTGAAGAACTTAAAACTTTGGGATTATTTCATGATATAGGAAAAATAGCTGTGGATGAAAGTATACTTAATAAAGTAGAGGATCTTGCCTCATATGAGTTAGAACAATTGAAACGCCATTCGGAAGTAGGGTATAGAATACTAAATACAGTAAGTGATATGACACAAATAGCTAGATATACACTAGCACATCATGAAAAGTGGGATGGAAGCGGATATCCAA
This genomic interval from Clostridium kluyveri contains the following:
- a CDS encoding PAS domain S-box protein produces the protein MYVVLFIAIISIFFIFNYINIKKNKELVELNKKFKLQRMYFEELFKNSRDGIVIIDNKDRIINVNESFEKIFQYKFEEIKGLFANDVIASFNIEDAFQFSNIIMHGGTVNAETKRKRKDGSLVDVNIIAFPFIFDTNQVGLCAMYKDIGYKKKSEQELQLQRLYFSQLLENSPEAICMLDNEDRIIDVNPAFEKLFGYTKEELKNYYINDRIVQKEAIGEAVGISKSVMNGNIVGYETFRMRKDKSLINVHILAHPILFEHKQIGVFGIYKDITEQKCSEKALKASEYTFRTLFESSSDSVIIVENSKIIDCNTAAVEVLGYASKMGIIGKSPYEISPEKQPDGSISKKKQDDILKKAVEKGKFKFEWWNEKIDGTLLPVEVMMTAILLNGKKVFHCLCRDITERKEMEQKLKYLSYRDQLTSLYNRRFFEEELKRMDVKYNFPLTVVMADVNGLKLINDSFGHTVGDELLKKVSEAMEKGCPKEGVVARLGGDEFVILMPRTDLYKARQIINDIKGMLLKEKVNSAYVDVSFGYECKINNEQKIEEVLKKSEDNMYKRKLFESPIMRKKTLDSIIKALYERNEREAQHAQKVSELCENMGKALGLPESEIEELKTLGLFHDIGKIAVDESILNKVEDLASYELEQLKRHSEVGYRILNTVSDMTQIARYTLAHHEKWDGSGYPKCLKGEEIPLQSRIIAIVDAYDIMINEKRNGKTLTEDMAVKELKKNSGTCFEPRLVGIFIEKVLNRPLVEEDTG